The Bacteroidota bacterium DNA segment TGAAAAACAACTCGCCGGCAGCACTTTAAACAAAATAGAAATGCACACAGCCTCAGGAAACTACCTCGTTCATCTGATTGGCGAAAAATCCATTTCAACAGAAAAAGTTTTCATTAATAATCCCTAATTTCTAATTCCCAAATCCCATGAAAAAACCATATTCCACTCCCAAAATTGAAATCATCAAAATCGATACAGAAATTTCAATTGTAATGATGACTACAATTCCTCCTGATCCGGGCAAAAATGCTTATTATCAATATAAAGACAATAGAAATAAAAAGAAAGAAACCTTTGCATCGCCTTTTGAATAGTTTGTAGAAAATCAAAAATGTTCAGTTAAAAGTATCCAATCAAAAATATTTGTATCATTGTACATTTGAATTATTATTGAATTGTTTTGTACATGAAAAGGATTTTTTTGACAGTTTGCTTGGTGTATTGGTTTTCTTTTGTGTATGCAATTAATGTTGACAGTTTGAAAACTGCACTTGAAAGTTTCCCAGATACAACACAAATAAAAATCCTGAAAAAGAAATCTCAGGGATTATTGGATAGTAAGCCTGAAGAAGCTAAAGAAATAGCAAATTTTATGCTAGATATTTCTCAACAATCTAAAGACAATTTTGAAATATCCGAATCACTAATTCTAATAGCTTATTGCGATAAAAACTTAGGGAATTTTCAAAAATCTATAAACTCATTAAAAAAGGCATTAAAAATTTGTGAAGAGCTAAAAATAATTATTCGTCAGGGATATATTAATAATTTAATAGGTGTGAATTTTGCATCAAATGACCAGATTGATAGTGCACTTTTTTATTATCTCGAATCTGAAAAAATTCTTGAAAACTTGATTGTTAATGACAGTGAAAGTAAAAAGCTCAAAATGTTAAAAAGCATTTTATATACGAATTTAGGAGTTTTTTACTATTTTAAGATAAGCGACTTAAAAAATTCCAAGAGATATTTCAATGAAGTGCTTCAGCTTGCCACCGAAATAAGAGATAGTGTTAGAATTAATGCTGCGCTATCGAATTTAGGAATGGTTTATAGAGCTGAAGGGGATAACAAAAAGGCTTTAATCCATTATGAAAAAGCTTTTATTATGGCATTTGAAATTGGAAATTTGATGTATGCGGCAAACGCATCTATCAATATTGCCGGTGTTTATAAGAGTCAAAGAAACTTTAGTAAAAATATAGAATATTTAAATGAAGCCGTCAGTATTTTTAAATCAATAAATGCAAAATTTAATGTTGGAAATACCTATTGGATTTTGGGAGAAGCATATTTTAGTTATAAATATTATGAAGAGACGATAAAATGCTTGATGAAAGCATTATCATATAAAGAATTTTCAGATAATCTGAAAAAAAAGCAAAAAGTTTATTTAAAAATGTCTGACGCTTATGAAAAGACAGGAAATGTTGATACGGCTTTTATATATTTCAAAAAACAATCGGAAATTGAGAAACAAATAGAACAACAAATTAATACGGAAAATTTCAACAAGCTGCTTGTCAGTTACGAAACAGAGAAAAAAGAAAAGGAAAATCTGAGACTTACTACAGAGAATAAAATTAATAAGCTTTCACTGTCAAGAAAAAATACAATCATATATTCACTTGTTTTTGGAAGTTCTATTGGGTTGTTATTAGTAAGCTTGCTTCTTGTTCAATATCGTAAGAGATATCATGCATATAAGGCTTTAGTAAAACAAAATATTAAGTTGGCAAAACAAGAATTAAAAGAAAAGGAAACCTCTAACAATATAGAAAATACATCTGAAAATTTGAGTGAAAATTTTGATAGTAGTCAATTATTGATAAATAAACTCAAACAATATTTCGAAGATGAGAAACCATATCTACGTGCGAAACTGAAGCTTGATGATTTGAGTATAGCATTAAATACCAATCGTTCCTACTTGTCAAAAGCAATTAACGATAAGTTGAATATGAACTTTTACGAATTGCTGAACGAATTTCGGATTAAAGAATCCAGACACTTA contains these protein-coding regions:
- a CDS encoding tetratricopeptide repeat protein, whose protein sequence is MKRIFLTVCLVYWFSFVYAINVDSLKTALESFPDTTQIKILKKKSQGLLDSKPEEAKEIANFMLDISQQSKDNFEISESLILIAYCDKNLGNFQKSINSLKKALKICEELKIIIRQGYINNLIGVNFASNDQIDSALFYYLESEKILENLIVNDSESKKLKMLKSILYTNLGVFYYFKISDLKNSKRYFNEVLQLATEIRDSVRINAALSNLGMVYRAEGDNKKALIHYEKAFIMAFEIGNLMYAANASINIAGVYKSQRNFSKNIEYLNEAVSIFKSINAKFNVGNTYWILGEAYFSYKYYEETIKCLMKALSYKEFSDNLKKKQKVYLKMSDAYEKTGNVDTAFIYFKKQSEIEKQIEQQINTENFNKLLVSYETEKKEKENLRLTTENKINKLSLSRKNTIIYSLVFGSSIGLLLVSLLLVQYRKRYHAYKALVKQNIKLAKQELKEKETSNNIENTSENLSENFDSSQLLINKLKQYFEDEKPYLRAKLKLDDLSIALNTNRSYLSKAINDKLNMNFYELLNEFRIKESRHLLMDKKYDNISIEGIGQMVGFASRSSFYNYFNKTFGITPLFFRKSLKDKN